GGGATTGTGAATTTTTACTACTACGATTGATAAGAAAATGATAACTTCAGCCACGCGAATAGTTTACGAGTccttatcaaaaatataacttatCGCTGCCCCAGCTGGTTAGCCATATAAAAGGGTACGAGTGGCCAGCCGTGGGTCAGTTACCAAGATGTTGTCGACCAAGTTAGTTTGCATCGCACTGGTCAGCCtggtttttggccaagttcaTTTGGTGGCCAGCGAGGAAACCATTGCCGTTTGTCCCACCAACTTTACCCAGGTGGCGGATAAGTGTCTCCTGGTGGATGGTAGTTGGAAGAACTTCTACGAGGCGGATCGCCATTGTCGATCCCTTAACGCCGGACTTTTGAGCATAAGCAATCCAACGGAGTTCAATGCCATCAACGAATGGCTGCCGATCGTTGCACCCTACCAGCCGGAGTTCTGGACATCCGGAAATAAGCTGGGCGGAACTGAAGATTACTACTGGCAGAGCACTGGGAGGAAGGCAATCTACCTTCCCTGGCAGGCTGGTCAACCCACTCCCACCACCGGTGATTGCCTCATACTG
This genomic interval from Drosophila mauritiana strain mau12 chromosome 2R, ASM438214v1, whole genome shotgun sequence contains the following:
- the LOC117137900 gene encoding C-type lectin 37Da-like — encoded protein: MLSTKLVCIALVSLVFGQVHLVASEETIAVCPTNFTQVADKCLLVDGSWKNFYEADRHCRSLNAGLLSISNPTEFNAINEWLPIVAPYQPEFWTSGNKLGGTEDYYWQSTGRKAIYLPWQAGQPTPTTGDCLILLANVTMTAEGTTLSEHRLSVRNCTKWVPHVCEAPLQIFKTQLCLNTTAFFEAKVPA